ACCCCATCGAAGCGATCTCCCGCGATCAGGTCGCCGTCCTTGATTACCTCAACCGAACAAACACGGACACATACACCGCCAAGAAGTCGGATCTTATCGAGTTCGCAGAGGACGCCGGGCTTTCGTTCATTGCCGACGCTGACCCCGCAAACGAGAAGGCGAAGTTCGCGCTGTTGAACGCAAACATCGTCGACCCGCTGGCCGAGGACGAGTACATTACGGTCAGCAACATCGGCCGGACAAAACAGATAGAGCTGACAGACACCGGCGAAAACGCCCTCCACGCGTTCCGACACAGGCTCTGAGCTGGCCCGCGGTTCTTGTGACCCAGCAGCTCACGGCACGCATAAAATAGAACCAAACGTTTTCGTAGTTTCAGACGCTATTCAGATGCACTTGGGCAACGCCCCACATGAGCCACTTCTCGATAGACAGCGTCACTGTACTCCACGTCGACGACGAACCAGATTTCGGCGAAATCGTCGCGGAGTTTCTGGAACGGGAGGACGCCGCGTTCTCGGTGAGGACAGCCACGAGCGTCGACGACGCGCTGACAGTGCTCCGGAACGAGTCCATCGAGTGCGTCGTCAGCGACTACGATATGCCCGACAGAGACGGGCTGGAGTTACTGGAGTTGGTACGGGACGACTACCCGGACCTGCCGTTTATTCTGTTCACAGGGAAGGGGTCAGAGGAGATTGCGAGCCAAGCGATATCCGCTGGCGTCACCGACTACCTCCAGAAGGGGGTCGGGACGGAGCAGTACACGGTGCTGGCAAACCGAATCCGGAACGCGGTCCGGAGCACTCGGGCCGAAACCGCGGTCCAGCGCACGGAGGACCGGTACCACAACCTCGTCGACACTGCGCCGATTCCGATCCTCCTCTTCGACCGTAACTGGGAGGCTCTGTACGCCAATGAGGCAGCCGTGGCGTTTCTCGATGCAGACTCGTTCGCCGAAATCGCGGGCAAGAAAGCAAGTGACTTTCTCCACCCTGACGAGCGGGACACAGCCAGAGAACGGTTCCAGCAGTTGATTCGTGACGACGTTTCCGTTCCGGAAAAAGAGTACCGCGTGATAACCGTCACAGATGAAGTGAAGGAGGCGACGATTGCCACCGCACCCGGCTACTACCGCGGCGAGAAGGTCGCGCAGGCGATGGTGTATCGATAGCCCGCGGCCGATTTATCACAAGCATCTACCGACCGTTTCTGCTCGTCAGTGTTGACCGATAGTACCTGTAGTATTGATAGTATAGATAGTATAGATAGTATCAAGATAGAGCCTACATACTCACCTCCACTACGAATAGTCGCGCACGGGTCGCCAGCAATCACCCCCGGTTCGCTTCGGCCCTCCACACGCTCACATCGTCCGCTGGTCGCCCGTGCCATCCCCTGACCGTGGTCCGTTTCCGCCTCCGAACGCCGGTTTCCGTGTTTTCGATCCGCGAGAACGACCTGCCATCCACATCTGGAGCGCCGCTGGTGCGACGAATATCTGTGAGCCTGATACGCCGGAACCGAACCACTTTCACCAGCCGGCTACGTGCCTCCCGCTATGACTCACGAGATAGCCGTTATTCCCGGC
The Haloarcula sp. CBA1129 genome window above contains:
- a CDS encoding response regulator, which produces MSHFSIDSVTVLHVDDEPDFGEIVAEFLEREDAAFSVRTATSVDDALTVLRNESIECVVSDYDMPDRDGLELLELVRDDYPDLPFILFTGKGSEEIASQAISAGVTDYLQKGVGTEQYTVLANRIRNAVRSTRAETAVQRTEDRYHNLVDTAPIPILLFDRNWEALYANEAAVAFLDADSFAEIAGKKASDFLHPDERDTARERFQQLIRDDVSVPEKEYRVITVTDEVKEATIATAPGYYRGEKVAQAMVYR